The following are encoded in a window of Acidimicrobiales bacterium genomic DNA:
- a CDS encoding type II toxin-antitoxin system prevent-host-death family antitoxin, translated as MDVAVTELRAHLSRWIEAAREGNDVVITDRGTPVARIVGLDSAPVIDRLTAEGVISRPDSSTRPVAGDRPRPTPKRPVADIVGEQRR; from the coding sequence ATGGACGTTGCCGTCACCGAGCTCAGAGCCCACCTCAGCCGGTGGATCGAGGCGGCACGCGAAGGGAACGACGTCGTCATCACCGATCGAGGAACTCCGGTCGCGCGAATCGTCGGCCTCGACTCGGCGCCGGTCATCGACAGACTCACTGCCGAGGGAGTCATCAGTCGCCCGGACAGTTCCACCCGGCCGGTCGCAGGTGACCGGCCCCGGCCGACGCCGAAACGACCGGTTGCGGACATCGTCGGCGAGCAGCGTCGCTGA
- a CDS encoding VOC family protein: MTHAELPDDAEPMPGAEPHHVMHASLTFDGAMIMGSDDPTGDDGPKTGVAVTYSTPDIDTAKRVFEALADGGEVEMEFAPQFWSPGFGACTDRYGVPWMVSTDTEA, encoded by the coding sequence ATGACCCACGCGGAGCTCCCCGACGACGCCGAACCGATGCCCGGCGCCGAACCCCACCACGTCATGCACGCGTCGCTCACCTTCGACGGCGCCATGATCATGGGCTCTGACGACCCCACCGGCGACGACGGCCCCAAGACCGGCGTGGCCGTCACCTACAGCACCCCCGACATCGACACCGCCAAGCGGGTCTTCGAGGCCCTCGCCGATGGGGGAGAGGTGGAGATGGAGTTCGCCCCGCAGTTCTGGTCGCCCGGCTTCGGCGCCTGTACCGACCGCTACGGCGTTCCTTGGATGGTCAGCACCGACACCGAGGCCTGA
- a CDS encoding PHB depolymerase family esterase, with translation MPTRAAVNQRAGASVMSISAALVAVILLLAACAGDDGDGNDDDGSAAEPDAPTTEPTEPEPVSHASPGCGTDADAPVVEEERTLTVDDVERRYLLTVPSAHDGETPRPVVFDFHGLMEGAEIHAGMTAYSDLAEDEGFVVVYPHGTDVPVRWNISSESPNPDVVYFDAVLDQVTSTLCIDESRVYATGLSNGAMFTSMLICERAEVLAAAAPVAGIMDVDPCGQSRPVPIVSFHGTADPILLFNGGVDISAIPGSDDEDTSEVPDLVDPATEPPPVDLDGDGHPATVSTFAERNGCASDHTDHELTDEVIHRVYDCPDGADVEFYIVLDGGHTWPSSEFSRSIEAIVGHTTFDIDATRDAWEFMSRFTTR, from the coding sequence ATGCCCACGCGCGCAGCCGTGAACCAACGCGCTGGCGCGAGCGTCATGAGCATCAGCGCCGCCCTCGTCGCCGTGATCCTGCTGCTCGCCGCCTGCGCCGGAGACGACGGCGATGGCAACGACGACGACGGCTCGGCAGCGGAGCCCGACGCCCCGACCACCGAACCCACGGAACCCGAACCGGTCAGCCACGCGTCGCCTGGTTGTGGCACCGACGCCGATGCCCCGGTCGTCGAGGAGGAGCGCACCCTCACCGTCGACGACGTGGAGCGCCGCTACCTGCTGACCGTCCCGAGCGCCCACGACGGCGAGACACCGCGACCGGTCGTGTTCGACTTCCACGGGCTGATGGAGGGCGCCGAGATCCACGCCGGCATGACGGCATACTCCGATCTCGCCGAGGACGAGGGTTTCGTCGTCGTCTACCCGCACGGCACCGACGTTCCCGTCCGTTGGAACATCAGCTCCGAATCGCCCAACCCCGACGTCGTCTACTTCGACGCCGTCCTCGACCAGGTGACCTCCACCCTGTGCATCGACGAGTCGCGCGTCTACGCCACCGGTCTCTCCAACGGGGCCATGTTCACCTCGATGCTCATCTGCGAGCGGGCCGAGGTGCTCGCGGCTGCCGCCCCCGTCGCCGGGATCATGGACGTCGACCCCTGTGGCCAGAGTCGACCCGTCCCGATCGTGTCGTTCCACGGCACCGCGGACCCGATCCTGCTGTTCAACGGGGGAGTCGACATCTCCGCCATCCCGGGTTCCGATGACGAGGACACCTCCGAGGTCCCCGACCTCGTCGATCCCGCCACCGAACCGCCACCGGTCGACCTCGACGGCGACGGCCATCCGGCGACCGTCTCGACCTTCGCCGAACGCAACGGCTGCGCCTCCGACCACACCGACCACGAGCTCACCGACGAGGTGATCCACCGGGTGTACGACTGCCCCGACGGCGCCGACGTCGAGTTCTACATCGTCCTCGACGGCGGCCACACCTGGCCCTCGAGCGAGTTCAGCCGATCGATCGAGGCGATCGTCGGCCACACGACCTTCGACATCGACGCCACCCGCGACGCGTGGGAGTTCATGAGCCGCTTCACCACCCGCTGA